The stretch of DNA TGCTGCAATTGGTTTAATATTAAAGATCCTTTTGTCAGGTCTTTATTATCCAGATAAGCCATCAGCTGATTCAAAAGCTCCATTGCCGTGCTGAATGTACCCGGCATAACCGAATGCAATGCATTGATCAGCTTTTCTTCTTTTTTCTCAGCTATCCAGGTAAAAATAACCCTGGAGCGCCTATCGATTTTACAGGCATTCGCGTTATCTTTTAATTTTTCTTTTAGTGACTCGCCGAGATTATTGAGAACTTCTCTTGCCTTTTGTTCTGTCGGTTGCACAAGGGACTGCCACTGCTCAATTAAATCTTGTTTTAGCCTTTGAAGCGCTTCTGGCTGCTCAGCGGGCACTTCAATATTTAAATAATTCATTAATTGATCAAGAATTTCGGTAGCCCTGGAGCGGAATTTGATCATATCAATACCCAGCACCTGATTTAGCTTTTGATAAGTCATCCCTGGCAATTTGTGAATGGATAGAAACGATAGTATTTGATTAAAATCCGGGCAGCAGGTCATGCTTACCTCATACTGAGCACCATAAATTGTCCTGATTAAAATCAGTGCACACTGACGCAGATAATGGGTATCGGTTATGGGAGCGCTCATCGAAGCAAGACGATAGAAACTGAGCTCCAGTATTCGCGCAGCGCTCCTGGTAAAATTAAGCTGCTCACCTTCTGTATAGTTTTCCTTGCTGTTATACCAGATATCGACCAGTGTTGTGAGCATAACCTGACAATCTTCCTTGCTCAGACTTGAAACATCCAGTGCCTTTAGGAATAGTTCAGCTGTCTGTAAATTAATAACTTCGCTCTCGGTCAATAATTTCACACGCTTTATCAGCAAAGGCGCAGACACGCTACCTGTTTCTTCAAAAATTTTAAGCAGAGTATCCAGGTTGTTGCAATCATTAACATCCATTTGGAACTCTTCAAAGAGCGAAGGGGTTTTGTGAAGTAATTGCTTAACTTCCTTATAATTTCTTTCCAGCATCGCAACATGATAGGCGGCTATAGAATATTCAGTTTTAAGACCTCTCAATGCCTCTATAGACTCCTGAACCTTTTGTTCCGCTGCCCGACGAAACCACTTACAGGCCACAGAGACGTTGCGCTCAACGCCCTCCCCATGCGAATAAAGGCAGCCCAGGCTATGCTGAGCACTGGGTAGTTTTTGCTGAGCCGCCAGGCTGATCCATCTGTAGGCTTCCTCATAAAGAGCATCCTCATAATACATCATTCCCAGATTGTACTGGGCACTTACATCGCCTTTTTCAACGGCTTTAAGGAACCATTCATAGGCCTTAGAACGACTCTGGATAACAAAGTTACCCTCTTTGTACATAACGCCAAGATTGTTTTGAGCACTTGCATCACCCTGCTCAGCTGCACGTGTAAACCATATAAACGCTTGTTGGTTGTCTTGCGTGACTCCATTGCCATAAAGGTATCTTAGTGCCAGAAACGATTGGGCTATCGGCAATCCCTGCTCAGCAGCAAAGCGAAACCATTTACAGGCTTCGGCAGGGTGTGTCTCGACACCGGCACCCTTAGAATACAAGGTTCCCAAATTGAATTGAGCAATCGCAAAGCCCTGAACAGCCGCAAAATGAAACCAGCGATACGCCTCTCTACTATCCTGCTCAACTCCTTCACCATTGAAATACAGCGCGCCCAGATTACTACAGGCTTGTAAATTTCCCTGTGCTGCAGCCATCTGAAACCATCGATGGGCTTCTTTGGCATCTTTGGCCACATGCACTCCGTCTTTATACAGCAATCCCAGAAAGTTCTGGGCGAGTGAAGATCCTTTTTCAGCAGCCAGAACAGCCAGGGCAAAAGCATTCCCGGTATTTTGTTGTCCAAGACCCAGAAGAAAATACATGGCGTTAGCATATAATTCGTCTGCTGTGAGATGGCGATATGCCTCGATGTCAATATTTTGTATGCCCTCTGCTTCCCTCATCGTACGCAAATCATCTTCTGCTTGTTGTAAATGAATATGGGAGCAGCGCGTCAGATAACTGACCGCTTTATGGAAATACATTTCGTCATTGGAAAGTAATTGATAAGCCTGATAATAAAGAGCGGCCAGATCTCTATTCTTCTGATAATAAATTATCTGCTTTCTATCGATTAGTTCGCTTAATTTTCTTGATCCGAGGATTTGCTGCTGTTCATCTTCAATTTGTTTAATGCTGCTTTCAAGTTCCTGAATGGACTTACTCATGAATGCCAGGCCTCTGTTAAAATGTATACGCGGCCATGCCTTAAATTCCCGTGAGCGAGGGATTGTATATTATAAATACATATTATACAAACAGAGAGCTTTCATTTTAAGATGAATCTTCGGTTTTAACGGATCCCACAAACCACACCAGCTTTGTCATTTCTACGCGGCGTTGTAGCGTAAATGCAGATAGGTGCACAAAAAACCGTCTTTGCGCGCAACTTGGGAAAAGTGAAACTTTCGCCTCGAAGACTGTACCAGCCAGCCTTCGATAAAAATGGGTTCAGTTTATAGAGTGCTCAAATCATTTTTTGACGACAGCAAGTGCTCGGCTTCAGACTTCTCTGCTTCCTTCACTACCGTAGAACCTTTGCCCGATATAAATAAAACAGGCGATTTCTTAATTTTCAGCGGGCTTAAATCCTCTACCTTGCGAGCCGGGTTAGCAGAAAATTCATCATATTCCAAAGACAGCGGCTCATCAAAATCAGGGAGTTCATCTCTTGCAGGCTCAAATTGCTTGAGAATGATATGCGATAAAGCGGCTATCGCAAAACCTGCCGCCATTATGCCAATACCAGCCCCCAAAGGCATAAAAACTAAGGACGCAAAGATTACCGCCGGGATGAGAGCGTCAATTAAAATCGCCCGAACCAGTTTGATCTTCTGGAAACGCACCATTTTTTCCTGATAATCGGAATCAATCATCAGACCTTTCATCTCCAGAAACAATGCCTTGCGTTCGTTTTCATCCGTTGAAGCATTAAACAACTGCAGTAACTCCCGGGCTTCCAAATGATCCTGCTTACTCAGCGCTTTGGACTTGGAAACATCCAAAGCCCCGGCAATACCGGCGTAGGCGGCATTCAATACAAAACACAGGCTGGCGCCGATTAAGCCGATCATCATGAAGGTAGCCGGAGCAAGCATCGCCGGCGGAAAGAAAAAGCAGCAGGCCACACAAAAGGCTGCCAGTAGGCCACCGGCATAGACCATGTCGTTAATCATGCCGAGCTTTTTATATTTCCAGTCAAGCTCAGTGCGCATGAGTAAATTCCTGGCTTCGCGCACTTGCTTCTCTAGTTCTGAGATGTGAGCCGGATCAGGAGTTGCGGCTTTCCTGGCATTAAGCAATTGCTCTTCCAAATGCGCAAAGGCTTCATACAGAGCGGTTATTTTTTTATTGTAGGCAGTACTTTCCTCATAAAAACGCCAGATAGAAAAGCTTAAATCCATTAACAATAAGCCCATAGTTGCGAAATTACCGGCCATGCCCATCGCACCAGGTCCTTTGAGCCAGAAAAAACAGGCCATATTGGCCAAGCCCCAGATGGAATCATTCAGCAGGCTGAATTTCCTCTGATTCCATTGGGTTTTAAACCGCTCCCAGGCCGGGATTTTCTGCTCTTCAGCGCTCATCCAGGGACCGGCGATAGTGTGTTTCAACAGCAAGCTTAAATTGATGGCGAAACGAGTATAGTAAAGCACCCAGCTCATATAACCGGTAATCGGAGCAGGGGCAGCAATTCCTTTTTGCGCCTGCGCCTTGCGGTAGAAATCATCAGGCAGCATTTCAATAACCGAGCTGAGCATGCCGCCGCCCCATACCCAGTATAGCCTTCGCTCATTGACATCACTCATCCAGCCGATCAGAGTACCGGTCTTGGCATCAGCAATTTCAGCCATTTTATCGGCAATGAATTTCCCAACAGTGAAGCCGAGATATTTGGCAGGTTTGTCAGGGCTCTCTTCAATCGCTTCATCAAGCTGCGCTTTTTTGGCCGGCTCATCTTCCGGGGCTTGAATCTGCTCGATTTTAAGCAGCAACTGCTCACATTTCAGATAATCAGCATTCAAATCATTTAAAGGATGGAACCTGTTCTCATGAAAATTCAGATAGGTCTGATATCTTAATAGTTCCTGGATGAATTTAAGCTTCTTTTTCTCGCTTTCAAGCTGCACAGGATTTAGAAATTGATATTCTGCACCCTTGGTCAGACTAAGTTTACTTCGATGATAATTTAAAAATACCGACAGCCAGTCGCGGTTAGCAGCCAGCTCTTTTATATCATAAGGCGCCTCTGCATCATCAAAGCGGCGAACGAATTCAAATCCGAGCATTTGATTAAGCATCTCTGAATTCTGAATTGTTCGGTCTGACATGATATCACCTCATTTGTTTATATGGGGCTGGTGATTTTTTAAAAAGGCACAAGCTGTTCTTTTTTATAACATAGCAGGTATTTATCACACAAGCTTAGTTTTTTCATTTTTACAATCCTGAAACGATATTTACTGGAATTAATCAATGAATATTGGTTAAACAGGGGAATACAAATGCGCATAGAACTTGGGTGAATAGGCAAAAATGTGTATAATCCTTTGTTTTTGTTGTCCAACTTCTTACAATCATGAATCTGGAAAAGCATTACGATGTCATTGTAGTCGGTGGCGGCCATGCCGGTACCGAAGCAGCTCTCGCCTCAGCCCGCCTTGGCGCTGAAACTTTACTGTTAACCCATAACATGGACTTCCTTGGTCAAATGTCCTGCAATCCGGCAATTGGGGGTATTGGTAAAGGGCACCTGGTTAAAGAAATTGACGCACTGGATGGGGTGATGGCGCTTGCTGCTGACCAGGCAGGAATTCAGTTTCGCATTCTTAATGCCTCCAAAGGCCCGGCTGTACGCGCTACCCGCGCTCAGGCGGACCGGGTTCTTTATCGTCAGGCGATTAGACAATTTCTGCAGAATCAACCTTATTTAAGCCTGTTTCAGCAGTCTGTTGATGATCTCATAATTGAAAATGGACAGATTGCCGGTGTTATCACGCAAATGGGATTAAAACTGCGCGCTCGCGCCGTGGTACTGACCGTCGGCACTTTTCTCGGCGGCAAAATTCATGTCGGCATGGCCCAATACGCCGGCGGTCGGGCGGGGGATCCGCCAGCCATTGCCCTGGCTAATAAACTCCGTGAACTGAATCTGCCAGTTGGCCGACTAAAAACGGGAACCCCGCCACGGATTGACAGCCGTTCGCTGGATTATTCGCAAATGACGATTCAACCCGGGGACACGCCGGTTCCGGTATTTTCCTATTTGGGTAATCTTGCTATGCATCCGCAGCAGCTGCCCTGCTACATTACCCATACCACCAGTCAGACTCATGAAATTATAATGGCTAATCTTCATCAATCCCCAATGTATGCCGGGGTTATTGAAGGCGTTGGCCCGCGCTATTGCCCTTCCATTGAAGATAAAGTGGTGCGCTTTGCTGATAAATCCTCGCATCAGATCTTTGTGGAGCCGGAGGGGCTGACCAGTGATGAAATTTATCCGAATGGGATTTCAACCAGCTTGCCCTTTGAGGTTCAGGTGCAATTTGTCCGCTCCATTAAAGGCTTTGAAAACGCCCACATCACCCGTCCAGGCTATGCGATTGAATATGATTATTTTGATCCCCGCGGATTAACCTCCTTTCTGCAGACCAAAGCCATCAGTAATCTGTTTTTTGCTGGCCAAATCAATGGCACAACAGGTTACGAAGAGGCTGCAGCACAAGGAATTATCGCCGGAATGAACGCCGCCTTATTGGTTAAAGAACAGGCGTTATGGTGCCCGCGCCGGGATGAAGCCTACATAGGCGTACTGATTGATGATTTGATAACCCTGGGAACTCAGGAACCTTACCGCATGTTTACCTCCCGCGCCGAATACAGGCTGCTTTTGCGTGAAGACAATGCCGATTTACGCTTGACCGCAAAAGGACGTGAGCTTGGAGTTGTGACAGAAAAGCGCTGGCAGCATTTCTCTGAAAAACGCGAAGCCATTGAGAGCAGTAGAACCCTGCTGCAAAACACCGCCATTCGCGCTGATAATCAGGAAGTGTTCGAAAAGTTGCTGGAGAAACCTCTGCAGCAAGATTGCAAAGCCATTGACCTGTTGAAACGCCCTGAAATCAGCTATCAGCAATTACAGGCTTTAGATAGCCTGGAACTGCCAGAATTAAGTGATGAAGTGGCGGAACAACTCGATATTCAAAGCAAATATGCAGGATATATTGAACGTCAGCAGTTAGAAATTGAACGCTTACGAAAGCATGAAACGACACAGTTGCCAGACTCTCTGGATTATGCTCAGGTCACAGGACTTTCCAATGAAGTGGTGCAAAAGCTTGCTAAAATCAGGCCCACCACTCTGGCCCAGGCGGGCCGCATTTCCGGCGTTACTCCGGCCGCATTATCCTTATTGCTGGTTCATTTGAAAAAACATCGGATGCCCGCATAATGCAGACTATTGAGAAAGAATTGGAAAAGGGCTTGCAGCAATTAGGATTATCCGTATCGCCTGAGCCCTTACTTAATTATTTAATGCTTTTGCAGAAATGGAACAAGGCTTACAATCTGACCGCTATTCGTGATTTGCCCGCAATGCTAAGCAAACACCTTTTGGACAGCCTTGCCATTTCACCTTGGCTGCAAGGCCCGCGGCTCATTGATGTGGGCACCGGCGCCGGCTTGCCAGGCATTCCGCTCGCTATTGCTCACCCGCATTTGCAAGTCAGTTTACTGGACAGTAATGGAAAGAAAATTCGCTTTCTGCAGGAAGTTAAACGCCAGCTTGACCTGAGCAATATTGAAATTATCGAATCACGCGTTGAAAACTATAAACCGGCGACAGGTTTTGATACAGTGATAAGTCGGGCTTTCAGTGATCTGTCGCAGATGATAAGCTGGACGAAACACTTGCTTGCCAGCGGCGGCATCTGGCTGGCAATGAAAGGACGCTACCCTGAAATTGAATTAAGCACTATCGACCAAGGTTATAAGGTTATTCCTTACAGCGTACCAGGTCTCGATGGTGAACGTTGCTGTATCATTATTGCTAATACTAGTAAGGAATAACGATGGCCAAAGTTATTGCTATTACCAATCAGAAAGGCGGCGTTGGCAAAACCACCACCGCAATAAACCTGGCTGCCTCTATAGCTGCACACCGCCAGAATGTACTTTTAATTGATTTGGATCCTCAGGGTAATGCCACGATGGGTTCTGGTGTGGATAAGAACGCACTGGTACATACCTGCAATGAAGTTATTTTACGAGATTGCCTGGCTGAACAAGCCTGCCTGGTTACCGCCTGTGGTTACGATATCATTCCCTCCAATGGCGATTTAACCGTTGCAGAAGTCAGTCTTATGGAGAGAAATCACCGTGAAACCTTTCTTTTCAAAGCCCTGCAACCCATACAGAACAATTATGATTTTATATTAATTGATTGCCCGCCGGCATTAAATACGCTCACCATCAATGCTCTGGTAGCTTCTGACTCTGTATTAATTCCCATGCAGTGTGAATATTATGCTCTGGAAGGGCTTGCGGCACTTTTAAACACCGTCGAACAAATCAGAAGTTCAGTCAACACCCGCCTGCAGCTTGAGGGGGTTTTAAGAACCATGTATGACTCCCGTAATCGACTTTGCTCTGAAGTGTCGCGCCAATTGCTTGATCATTTCGGCAACAAGGTTTATCGCACCGTCGTTCCGCGTAACGTCAGACTGGCCGAAGCGCCCAGCCATGGTATGCCTGCATTACAATACGACAGAACATCACCCGGAGCCGCTGCGTACATGGTACTGGCCGCCGAAGTCATCAGCAAACAAACTGTAACCAGTTAGAGGTCAATATATGTCAGTTAAACGAGGCAGCCTGGGTAAAAACCTGTCCGCATTATTAGGAACCAGCCCTGCTACTGCAATTCCTGTTGCCAAACCGTCTGAATCCAGTAAATTAAAACTGGATTTACTACAGCCAGGTAAATATCAGCCCAGAAAAGCGATAGATGAGGCCTCACTTGAGGAGTTAGCAGGATCAATCAGGCAGCAAGGTTTGCTGCAGCCAATTGTCATAAGGCCATTAGAGAATCAAAAATACGAAATTATCGCCGGAGAACGCCGCTGGCGCGCTTGTCAGTTAGCCGGCTTAAGTGAAGCGCCGGTAATTATTAAAGAAGTTGATGATGAAACAGCGATGGCTATGGCCTTGGTTGAGAATCTGCAGCGTGAAGACCTTAATCCAATGGATCAGGCCAGAGCAATGGGCAGGCTGCATCATGAGTTTGAATTGACGCATCAGCAGATTGCGGAGTTATTATCAAAATCACGGACTGCAGTCAGCAATTACCTGCGCCTGCTAAGTCTGGCTGAAGAAGTAATGCGTATGGTAGAGCATGATGATCTGGACATGGGCCATGCCCGAGCGCTGCTTATGCTAAACGCTGAGCAACAGATTCAGGTTGCCAAACTGGTGATTGCGAAATCCCTTTCTGTGCGCGAAACTGAGAAACTGGTTAACCGGCTCAAAGAAGGTAAAGCGCCTCAAGCCGAAGATCGGGAAATCCCGGCTCATACTCAAATGCAAATTCAAACGCTTTCCCAGCATCTGAAGTCAAGAATCAAATTAAAACCCGGAAAAAATGGCAAAGGCAGCCTGGTTATTCATTATGACACCTTGCATGACCTCGACTGTGTAATCCGTCAAATAATTGAGAAGTAAATTTTATTTTTGCATGCCCCTCAACCATACTCATTATATGCTGTTTGAAATTGCCATCAACCTGCAAATGATGGTAGGGGGGGCCTATGCAGATCCAACCTGTAGAGCCGCTGGTGGTTCTGCTTAGCTGCGGTCAAATGAAAGTGACTAGCTATCTTCTTGAACTGACAGAACATAGCCTCAGTGTAACCAGCACCGAATTTCTGGATAAAGATAGTCTCGTTCTGTTTAAATCCAGATATTTCCGCGGCGAAGCATCCATTAAAACAATATCCTATGATCACTACCGGTTTACCTATGCTTTAGAGATCGGAAATATTAATTTTCAACCGGGCTTGCTGGTGAACACCCAATTGTGATCTTTGCAGAAACTATCCGACTGATGGAATTAAGTTAAACAGTGGATGGCTTGTATGCAGTTCCCGAAGAGTGGTGGTATGCTCTCGTTGAATCCAAAGCCGGTTGTAATTAAGCGCATCGAAGAGGCTATAAGCACTACCCTGATGTTTTCCACGGACAAACAGATCAAGATCAACCATCTCGCTTTCTATTGCCCGCTCCAGGGCCGCCTCAATCATTTCTGCCTTATGCAATTTGCCGCTGTTGAAAAGCGAATATCTGGCCTGTTTGAGTCTGTCTATTTTTGCTCTGACTTCAATAATAAATTTGAGCAAGTTTTCATGTGGATGTTCTAGACGAGGCAATTCTTCTGAGGGTAGTTGCGGTTGAGTTTTTAGAAAATCGATCAGTTCCTCTGCAGATTGAAATACCTTAGCAGTAGAAGCCGATATCACGTGAATTGTATTGACCTCAGCCATTGCTGCACTCAAACTGCCAATTTTTTGTCTGCCTTCCCAACTGTAATCTGCAAAAAAACGCTGCAGATCCTCCATTGAAAATTTTAATTCTTCAAAGCGGCCGCCAGTTTTTCGCTTAAGGCTTATAATTTTACTCAGTTCCTGGATGTTAAACAGGTGTAATCGATTTAAGTTAACGTCTCTTAGATCAAGCGAGTTAATACGGGCGGGTAGATATTCAACCAGTAAATCGTACGAGCTTAATGAAAGCGATGATAAATCTTCCCCACTCCAATCAAGTTCTGTCTGATCATCGGGTATGAGCGCGAGTACACGTCTTATCAGATCTCTGTACATAGCATAGCTTTTATGGGTTATACGAGGATAGTGTCTGGGACTAAGCAGATCTTTGATACCCATAATTGAGAATTAGCAGGAAGAAGGGTGTTTACATTATAACATGCGGGCAATTATCTATCAAACTGCTCCAAGAAAGCCCACCCCTCTGAGAGAGAGGTGGTAGATGCATTTACAGCCAATAGACAAAGATAAACAGGAATAACCAGACGACATCCACAAAGTGCCAATACCAGGCCACAGCTTCGAAAGCAAAATGACGTTCGGGAGTGAAATGTCCATAAATGCAACGGATCATGATGATAATCAACATGATGGTTCCAATAGTGACATGCAGACCGTGGAAGCCGGTTAGCATGAAAAAGGTGGTGCCGTAGATACCTGCATCAAGGGTTAAACCCTTTTCTGTGTATGCTTCATAATACTCATAGCCCTGCAGCATGAGGAAGAGCACGCCCAAGGCAACAGTCAATGCCATACCGATAACCAGCTGACGACGCTTATTTAGTTTTAAAGCCCAATGCGCCCAGGTAATGGTTACTCCGGAAGTTAAGAGGATAAGGGTATTGAGCGCAGCCAAACCCCAGGCTCCCATAGCTTCATGAGCACCCGCGAAGATCTGATTATTAGGGTTTTGCAGCAAGGGCCAAGTCGCTTTGAAATCTGCCCACAAAGTGTAATGAGTTATCGGATGTATTTCACCGCCAAGCAGTGGAACAGACCAGAAGCGGGTAAAAAACAACGCTCCGAAAAATGCCCCGAAAAAGCAAACCTCAGAAAAAATAAACCAGCACATTCCCCAGCGAAACGAACGATCCACTTGCAGATCGTATAATCCTTTCTGGTTTTCGTAGATGACCTGACCAAACCAGCCAACCATCATGGTGATCATGATAATCAGGCCGAGAGTAAATAAATAAGGGCCATACCAGTCATGATGAAGCCAGGATGCAGCGCCCACCAGTGTAGTCGTTAAGCCAATCGAACCCACAAGCGGCCAGTGGCTTGGTTGGGGGACGTAATAGGTGCCGTGCGCTCCCATATTTCTTTATCTCCTGTTAGTAATTTCTACGTAATTCTTTTTCTAATTTATAACCCGGTTTGATACATCAAACAATGTATAAGCCAAGGTGATTGTTTTGACGTTCTCCGGCAGCTCCGGATCCAGATGGAATAAAAGGGGCATATCCATCGCCTCATGTCCATTCAGGGTTTGTTGAGCAAAACAAAAACATTCCGTTTTTTTAAGGTATTTAGCTGCTATTCCTGGTGTTATACTGGGTATTGCCTGTACAGTCATTCGATGATTAGTCTGGTTTTCAGCATAGAACGCCAGCTTTGCAATTTCTCCCGGATGAATCTTGATTTTTGTAGTTTTCGGATAAAATTTCCAACGCAAGTTGCCGTTATTCGTGGCTACAAATTCCACAGTTATTGTTCTTTCCCTGGAAACTTGTAGCTCAGAAGGTTCAACACGGGCCGAAGGCCCGGTGATTTTTCCGTTAATTCCCAAAGTTTTACATAAGCTGTTATAGATTGGTACCAAGGCAAAACCGAATGCAAACATGGACAAAACAACCGCTGTTAACAGTATCACCAGCCTGAAATGACTTTTAACCAAATTTAATACCTCATGGTTGTCGTTCGGCTTATCAGCTGCTTCTGCAGCTGATTCGCTTAGCTAATAGTTGGCGGAACAGAAAAGCTGTGATAGGGCGGCGGTGAAGGCAAGGTCCACTCCAGACCATGAGCCCCCTCCCATACTTTGGCATCCACTTTTTTACCGCCTCTGACGGTCGCGATCACATTGTATAAGAATAGCAACTGCGAGAAGCCAAAAATAAAGGCCCCAATCGTTGAAATCATATTAAAATTGGTGAACTGCAAGGCATAGTCAGGAATTCGGCGCGGCATACCAGCCAAGCCCAGGAAATGCATGGGGAAAAAGGCAATATTCACTGAAATAGCCGAGAGCCAGAAATGCCATTTGCCCAAAGTTTCGTTGTACATGTGGCCTGTCCACTTGGGAATCC from Legionella quinlivanii encodes:
- the mnmG gene encoding tRNA uridine-5-carboxymethylaminomethyl(34) synthesis enzyme MnmG, with translation MNLEKHYDVIVVGGGHAGTEAALASARLGAETLLLTHNMDFLGQMSCNPAIGGIGKGHLVKEIDALDGVMALAADQAGIQFRILNASKGPAVRATRAQADRVLYRQAIRQFLQNQPYLSLFQQSVDDLIIENGQIAGVITQMGLKLRARAVVLTVGTFLGGKIHVGMAQYAGGRAGDPPAIALANKLRELNLPVGRLKTGTPPRIDSRSLDYSQMTIQPGDTPVPVFSYLGNLAMHPQQLPCYITHTTSQTHEIIMANLHQSPMYAGVIEGVGPRYCPSIEDKVVRFADKSSHQIFVEPEGLTSDEIYPNGISTSLPFEVQVQFVRSIKGFENAHITRPGYAIEYDYFDPRGLTSFLQTKAISNLFFAGQINGTTGYEEAAAQGIIAGMNAALLVKEQALWCPRRDEAYIGVLIDDLITLGTQEPYRMFTSRAEYRLLLREDNADLRLTAKGRELGVVTEKRWQHFSEKREAIESSRTLLQNTAIRADNQEVFEKLLEKPLQQDCKAIDLLKRPEISYQQLQALDSLELPELSDEVAEQLDIQSKYAGYIERQQLEIERLRKHETTQLPDSLDYAQVTGLSNEVVQKLAKIRPTTLAQAGRISGVTPAALSLLLVHLKKHRMPA
- a CDS encoding SEL1-like repeat protein; amino-acid sequence: MSKSIQELESSIKQIEDEQQQILGSRKLSELIDRKQIIYYQKNRDLAALYYQAYQLLSNDEMYFHKAVSYLTRCSHIHLQQAEDDLRTMREAEGIQNIDIEAYRHLTADELYANAMYFLLGLGQQNTGNAFALAVLAAEKGSSLAQNFLGLLYKDGVHVAKDAKEAHRWFQMAAAQGNLQACSNLGALYFNGEGVEQDSREAYRWFHFAAVQGFAIAQFNLGTLYSKGAGVETHPAEACKWFRFAAEQGLPIAQSFLALRYLYGNGVTQDNQQAFIWFTRAAEQGDASAQNNLGVMYKEGNFVIQSRSKAYEWFLKAVEKGDVSAQYNLGMMYYEDALYEEAYRWISLAAQQKLPSAQHSLGCLYSHGEGVERNVSVACKWFRRAAEQKVQESIEALRGLKTEYSIAAYHVAMLERNYKEVKQLLHKTPSLFEEFQMDVNDCNNLDTLLKIFEETGSVSAPLLIKRVKLLTESEVINLQTAELFLKALDVSSLSKEDCQVMLTTLVDIWYNSKENYTEGEQLNFTRSAARILELSFYRLASMSAPITDTHYLRQCALILIRTIYGAQYEVSMTCCPDFNQILSFLSIHKLPGMTYQKLNQVLGIDMIKFRSRATEILDQLMNYLNIEVPAEQPEALQRLKQDLIEQWQSLVQPTEQKAREVLNNLGESLKEKLKDNANACKIDRRSRVIFTWIAEKKEEKLINALHSVMPGTFSTAMELLNQLMAYLDNKDLTKGSLILNQLQQKIAVYWKTVSEPSQEIAKLVLDNLSEDSKKALAQNKRVANKLFTHPDKQTHKLLSLLANEQYKELQHELSELGCLNIDTINEYEEDRIGFHPVDYIIP
- a CDS encoding cytochrome c oxidase assembly protein, whose translation is MVKSHFRLVILLTAVVLSMFAFGFALVPIYNSLCKTLGINGKITGPSARVEPSELQVSRERTITVEFVATNNGNLRWKFYPKTTKIKIHPGEIAKLAFYAENQTNHRMTVQAIPSITPGIAAKYLKKTECFCFAQQTLNGHEAMDMPLLFHLDPELPENVKTITLAYTLFDVSNRVIN
- a CDS encoding ParA family protein; protein product: MAKVIAITNQKGGVGKTTTAINLAASIAAHRQNVLLIDLDPQGNATMGSGVDKNALVHTCNEVILRDCLAEQACLVTACGYDIIPSNGDLTVAEVSLMERNHRETFLFKALQPIQNNYDFILIDCPPALNTLTINALVASDSVLIPMQCEYYALEGLAALLNTVEQIRSSVNTRLQLEGVLRTMYDSRNRLCSEVSRQLLDHFGNKVYRTVVPRNVRLAEAPSHGMPALQYDRTSPGAAAYMVLAAEVISKQTVTS
- the rsmG gene encoding 16S rRNA (guanine(527)-N(7))-methyltransferase RsmG, with the protein product MQTIEKELEKGLQQLGLSVSPEPLLNYLMLLQKWNKAYNLTAIRDLPAMLSKHLLDSLAISPWLQGPRLIDVGTGAGLPGIPLAIAHPHLQVSLLDSNGKKIRFLQEVKRQLDLSNIEIIESRVENYKPATGFDTVISRAFSDLSQMISWTKHLLASGGIWLAMKGRYPEIELSTIDQGYKVIPYSVPGLDGERCCIIIANTSKE
- a CDS encoding ParB/RepB/Spo0J family partition protein → MSVKRGSLGKNLSALLGTSPATAIPVAKPSESSKLKLDLLQPGKYQPRKAIDEASLEELAGSIRQQGLLQPIVIRPLENQKYEIIAGERRWRACQLAGLSEAPVIIKEVDDETAMAMALVENLQREDLNPMDQARAMGRLHHEFELTHQQIAELLSKSRTAVSNYLRLLSLAEEVMRMVEHDDLDMGHARALLMLNAEQQIQVAKLVIAKSLSVRETEKLVNRLKEGKAPQAEDREIPAHTQMQIQTLSQHLKSRIKLKPGKNGKGSLVIHYDTLHDLDCVIRQIIEK
- a CDS encoding cytochrome c oxidase subunit 3; protein product: MGAHGTYYVPQPSHWPLVGSIGLTTTLVGAASWLHHDWYGPYLFTLGLIIMITMMVGWFGQVIYENQKGLYDLQVDRSFRWGMCWFIFSEVCFFGAFFGALFFTRFWSVPLLGGEIHPITHYTLWADFKATWPLLQNPNNQIFAGAHEAMGAWGLAALNTLILLTSGVTITWAHWALKLNKRRQLVIGMALTVALGVLFLMLQGYEYYEAYTEKGLTLDAGIYGTTFFMLTGFHGLHVTIGTIMLIIIMIRCIYGHFTPERHFAFEAVAWYWHFVDVVWLFLFIFVYWL